One part of the Haliotis asinina isolate JCU_RB_2024 chromosome 2, JCU_Hal_asi_v2, whole genome shotgun sequence genome encodes these proteins:
- the LOC137274643 gene encoding uncharacterized protein: protein MKQILGIKKLRLCKDRKMGTDIHTSSEIMSGHLLLFQVVRQRTIRIPVFVKVYRSCFEHYAIVYKDQKYSNLSTYINLKNCIVMCNENCKTQLRVVPHNFDGTVIVFDTQDKATVSSWKCAFEDSDCSSSTTQCISPTLSPIITRSPILPTLEEAIEEE from the coding sequence ATGAAACAGATTCTAGGAATCAAGAAGTTACGTCTGTGCAAGGATAGAAAGATGGGAACAGATATCCACACCTCGTCCGAAATAATGTCAGGACATTTATTGTTGTTTCAAGTTGTGAGACAAAGGACGATTCGCATACCTGTGTTTGTGAAAGTTTACAGAAGCTGTTTTGAACATTATGCAATTGTGTACAAAGATCAGAAATACAGTAATCTGTCCACATATATCAACCTGAAGAACTGTATTGTGATGTGTAATGAAAACTGTAAGACGCAGCTAAGGGTTGTACCACACAACTTTGACGGAACTGTCATTGTTTTTGACACACAAGATAAAGCAACAGTGTCTTCGTGGAAGTGTGCCTTTGAAGACAGTGACTGTTCCAGTTCAACCACTCAGTGCATTTCACCTACTCTGTCTCCTATAATAACACGCTCGCCCATCTTGCCGACATTAGAAGAAGCAATTGAAGAAGAATGA